One Pseudomonas fluorescens genomic region harbors:
- a CDS encoding 2-hydroxyacid dehydrogenase translates to MKKQVVLYKKLSPALMARLQQQFEVTLIENLDADGLMQLRDALPRAHGLLGASLKLDATLLDLAPQLEAVASVSVGVDNYDIDYLTRRNILLTNTPDVLTETTADTGFALILAAARRVVELATMVRSGQWSRNLGPAHFGTDVHGKTLGIIGMGRIGEALAQRGHFGFGMPVLYHSTSRKPAVEARFDAQYRSLEDLLGQSDFICLTLPLTPQTERLIGAEQFALMRPESIFINISRGKVVDEAAMIEALRNNRIRAAGLDVFEREPLGHDSPLLQLNNVVATPHMGSATHETREAMARCAVENLLAALNGEKPANLVNPH, encoded by the coding sequence ATGAAAAAACAGGTCGTGCTGTACAAGAAACTTTCGCCCGCGCTGATGGCCCGGCTGCAACAACAGTTTGAGGTGACGCTGATCGAAAACCTCGACGCCGACGGCCTCATGCAATTGCGTGACGCCCTGCCCCGGGCTCACGGGCTGCTCGGTGCCAGCCTAAAACTCGACGCGACGTTGCTCGATCTGGCGCCGCAGCTTGAGGCCGTCGCCAGTGTTTCGGTGGGCGTCGACAACTACGACATCGACTACCTGACCCGGCGCAATATTCTCCTGACAAATACGCCAGACGTACTCACCGAAACCACCGCCGACACTGGTTTTGCCTTGATCCTCGCCGCTGCTCGCCGCGTGGTGGAACTGGCGACCATGGTGCGCAGCGGCCAATGGAGCCGCAACCTTGGCCCGGCCCACTTCGGTACCGATGTGCATGGCAAGACGCTAGGCATCATCGGCATGGGCCGCATCGGCGAAGCGCTGGCCCAGCGTGGCCATTTCGGCTTTGGCATGCCGGTGCTTTATCACAGCACCTCGCGCAAACCGGCAGTCGAGGCGCGATTCGATGCGCAATACCGCAGCCTCGAGGATTTGCTCGGACAATCGGATTTCATCTGCCTGACCTTGCCCCTCACACCGCAGACCGAACGGTTGATCGGCGCCGAGCAATTCGCGCTGATGCGACCGGAGAGCATCTTCATCAACATTTCACGGGGCAAAGTCGTGGATGAGGCGGCGATGATCGAGGCATTGCGCAATAACCGCATTCGCGCGGCAGGTCTCGATGTGTTTGAGCGTGAGCCGCTGGGTCATGACTCGCCGTTGTTGCAGCTCAATAATGTGGTGGCGACGCCGCACATGGGTTCGGCAACACATGAAACGCGCGAGGCGATGGCGCGGTGTGCGGTGGAGAATTTGCTGGCGGCGTTGAATGGTGAGAAGCCGGCGAATCTGGTGAATCCGCATTAA
- a CDS encoding autotransporter outer membrane beta-barrel domain-containing protein, whose product MSSKSDSAVSRVSLPFFLMSCVPGLLGSGLSYAATVPAGATTSIDATTPLETWQLQPDASLIGVGANTLAIAATVGSTVNLTDSTVTSATSQAMFLTNATAVLSGSTVTSAGGTAISAVRGVASVGGSAVTLRNRSVVQGLLGGIAGNRFSKIDIQDSTVQGTGATSFGIRLLEGTLSASSSTITGGDNGLAVGTDTQVATVIPSTITLDGTRVEGVSGSAILVGINAPNFPTVANITVLNRSTLIGGNNTLLEVGPGASANLVVDNSDLVGNVEVVSGSSANVTLQNNATLAGNLQNVASATLNNRARLTGNIIGASAVVIDNASTLAGELQGVANTTIDNQSVLTGNISGAANSVSTLRLDNASILTGQVSDVSNFAISNQALWQMTASQSVNNLALANGGRVKMGEGQQYFQLNVANLSGSGTFEIGTDFNKGISDLLNVTGSAAGNHQLLVSSTGLDPVSDASIKVVQSVAGTAAYGLVNDKVDAGAFTYKLIKEGNDWYLQPDRDVVSTPTRSVLAIFGTAPTVIYGEMASLNNRMGDLRNNSGLTGGWVRSYGNRYSISNNAYGDGYSQNQYGLSMGVDTPIQLAGETVLLGVFAGYSKSDLDLKRGSSGEIDSTSIGVYGTWLGESGYYLDTVAKLNHFRNDAKVTMSDGTRTKGDYNNLGASASAEFGKHIEISGGYYAEVFTQWQGASVQGKEYTLDNGLRADADTTRSLLGKVGVTLGRGMTLADGSIVQPHVRAALANEFVKNNEVRVNDNKFNNDLSGGQFEVGAGVSWTLTDRWQMHAEVDTSKGENVSKDFGMNVGVHYQF is encoded by the coding sequence ATGTCTTCAAAATCAGATTCAGCTGTTTCGAGAGTTTCTCTCCCTTTTTTCTTAATGTCATGTGTTCCTGGTTTATTAGGTTCGGGTTTGTCTTACGCTGCGACCGTACCGGCAGGCGCAACAACATCAATCGACGCCACCACTCCCCTTGAAACCTGGCAACTTCAACCCGATGCCTCGCTGATAGGCGTTGGCGCCAATACGCTCGCCATTGCTGCCACGGTGGGCAGCACAGTCAACCTGACAGATTCCACTGTTACGTCAGCAACTTCGCAAGCTATGTTCTTGACCAACGCTACTGCCGTATTGAGTGGCTCTACCGTTACCAGTGCGGGCGGTACTGCTATATCTGCGGTGCGTGGAGTCGCCAGCGTCGGTGGTTCGGCGGTAACCTTGCGGAACCGGTCGGTTGTTCAAGGTTTGCTAGGCGGAATCGCCGGCAACCGGTTCAGCAAAATCGACATTCAGGATTCCACGGTGCAAGGCACGGGTGCCACCAGTTTTGGCATTCGACTGCTTGAAGGCACGCTATCGGCCAGCTCAAGTACTATCACAGGTGGGGATAACGGTCTGGCCGTCGGGACCGATACCCAGGTAGCAACCGTCATTCCGTCAACTATTACGCTTGACGGTACACGAGTTGAAGGAGTTAGCGGCTCGGCCATCCTGGTGGGCATCAATGCACCGAATTTTCCTACCGTGGCTAATATCACAGTGCTGAATCGCTCCACCTTGATCGGGGGAAACAACACATTGCTCGAGGTCGGCCCTGGTGCTTCTGCGAATCTTGTCGTGGACAATAGCGATTTGGTGGGGAACGTTGAAGTCGTTTCGGGCAGTTCGGCAAACGTCACACTGCAAAACAACGCGACTTTGGCCGGCAACTTGCAAAACGTTGCCAGCGCCACGCTCAATAATCGAGCGCGTCTGACGGGCAACATAATTGGAGCATCTGCTGTCGTGATCGACAATGCCTCCACCCTTGCCGGCGAGTTGCAAGGTGTCGCCAATACCACGATCGACAATCAAAGCGTCTTGACTGGCAACATCTCCGGCGCGGCAAACAGTGTTTCGACACTGCGGTTGGATAACGCGTCGATACTAACGGGGCAAGTCAGCGATGTCTCCAACTTTGCTATCAGCAACCAGGCATTGTGGCAAATGACCGCGAGCCAGTCTGTTAATAACCTGGCGCTCGCCAATGGCGGCAGGGTTAAGATGGGCGAAGGACAACAATACTTTCAGCTCAATGTCGCGAACCTCTCGGGCAGCGGCACGTTTGAGATCGGAACCGATTTCAATAAGGGAATCAGTGATCTTTTGAATGTGACGGGGAGTGCCGCGGGTAATCATCAGTTATTGGTTTCCAGTACCGGCCTTGATCCTGTCAGCGATGCGTCAATAAAAGTGGTGCAGAGCGTCGCCGGTACTGCCGCATATGGTCTGGTCAACGATAAAGTGGATGCCGGTGCATTCACCTACAAATTGATCAAGGAAGGAAACGACTGGTATTTGCAGCCCGACAGGGACGTTGTCAGCACCCCCACACGCTCGGTACTCGCTATTTTTGGCACGGCACCCACGGTCATCTACGGTGAGATGGCATCGTTGAACAACCGTATGGGCGATCTTCGCAATAACAGCGGGCTGACCGGTGGTTGGGTTCGCTCTTATGGCAATCGATATTCCATCAGCAATAATGCTTATGGCGATGGTTACAGCCAAAATCAGTACGGATTGTCCATGGGTGTGGACACACCAATCCAGCTTGCGGGTGAAACAGTTTTGCTCGGCGTCTTCGCAGGGTACAGCAAGTCCGATCTTGACTTGAAGCGCGGAAGTTCAGGCGAAATCGACAGTACTTCGATCGGGGTTTATGGTACGTGGCTGGGTGAGAGTGGCTATTACCTGGATACGGTGGCCAAACTCAATCATTTTCGCAACGATGCCAAAGTGACCATGAGTGATGGCACTCGTACCAAAGGCGATTACAACAACCTTGGCGCGAGTGCGTCGGCGGAGTTTGGTAAACACATCGAGATCAGCGGGGGCTACTACGCTGAAGTGTTCACTCAATGGCAGGGTGCGTCGGTGCAAGGCAAGGAATATACGCTGGACAACGGGTTGCGCGCCGACGCCGACACTACGCGCTCTTTGCTTGGCAAGGTGGGTGTAACGCTAGGCAGGGGTATGACTTTGGCGGATGGCAGTATCGTTCAGCCTCATGTGCGCGCCGCCCTCGCCAACGAGTTTGTAAAAAACAACGAAGTGCGGGTCAACGATAATAAGTTCAATAACGATCTGTCGGGTGGCCAGTTCGAAGTGGGTGCCGGAGTATCGTGGACATTGACTGACCGTTGGCAGATGCACGCAGAGGTGGATACCAGCAAAGGTGAAAATGTCAGCAAAGACTTTGGTATGAACGTTGGTGTCCATTATCAATTTTGA
- a CDS encoding LacI family DNA-binding transcriptional regulator has product MNDFSTAQRSRVTMLDVAERAGVSKASVSRFIGDDRALLSDAIALRIEQAIDELGYRPNQMARGLKRGRTRLIGMLVADIRNPYSIAVMHGVETACRAHGYSLVVCNTDRDDEQERQHLALLRSYNIEGLIVNTLGHHRDELHELRREMPLVLVDRKVDGLDSDMVGLNNPQAVEMAVAHLEQRGYRDVLLITEPYDGTSSRIERVSSFQAKVAQRTALSGSVVETGAGLGAHLQTFLNQSTDSPKALFCANGVAALAATTALREIGCRLFEDVGLIALDDLDWYPLVGSGITALAQPTQEIGARAFECLLRRLRGDDEAARRLDFAPVLIERGSTLGIRGV; this is encoded by the coding sequence ATGAACGACTTTTCCACCGCCCAGCGCAGCCGCGTCACCATGCTCGACGTCGCCGAACGCGCCGGCGTATCCAAGGCCAGCGTCTCGCGTTTCATCGGTGACGACCGCGCCCTGCTCTCCGATGCCATCGCCCTGCGCATCGAACAGGCGATCGATGAACTCGGCTACCGACCCAACCAGATGGCTCGTGGCCTGAAGCGCGGCCGCACGCGCCTGATCGGCATGTTGGTCGCCGATATCCGTAACCCTTATTCGATTGCCGTGATGCACGGGGTGGAAACTGCCTGCCGCGCGCACGGCTACAGCCTGGTGGTGTGCAACACCGACCGCGATGATGAGCAGGAACGCCAGCACTTGGCGTTGTTGCGCTCGTACAACATCGAAGGGCTGATCGTGAATACTCTCGGCCACCACCGTGACGAATTGCATGAGCTGCGCCGGGAGATGCCGCTGGTGTTGGTGGATCGCAAAGTCGATGGACTCGACAGTGACATGGTCGGTCTGAACAACCCGCAAGCAGTGGAAATGGCCGTCGCGCATCTTGAGCAGCGTGGCTATCGCGATGTGTTGTTGATCACCGAACCCTACGATGGCACCAGTTCACGGATCGAACGGGTGAGCAGTTTTCAGGCGAAGGTTGCGCAGCGCACGGCGTTGAGCGGCTCAGTCGTGGAAACGGGCGCAGGTCTCGGCGCCCATCTTCAAACTTTTTTGAATCAATCCACCGACAGTCCCAAAGCGCTGTTTTGCGCCAACGGTGTCGCGGCGCTGGCAGCGACCACGGCGTTGCGCGAAATCGGCTGCCGGTTGTTCGAAGATGTGGGCCTGATCGCCCTGGATGATCTGGATTGGTATCCGTTGGTGGGCAGCGGAATTACCGCGCTGGCCCAGCCGACACAAGAGATTGGCGCGCGGGCGTTTGAGTGTCTGCTCAGGCGCTTGCGTGGGGATGATGAGGCGGCGCGCAGGCTGGATTTTGCGCCGGTGCTGATTGAGCGCGGCTCTACCCTGGGGATTCGTGGTGTTTGA
- a CDS encoding sugar kinase, which yields MSEIDILSFGETMAMLVAEQTGDLATVEQFHKRIAGADSNVAIGLSRLGFNVAWLSRVGDDSLGRFVVQTLANEGLDCSHVAVDQHHPTGFQFKSRSDDGSDPQVEYFRRGSAASHLAPQSISESLLNARHLHATGIPPALSATAREMSFELMSRMRNAGRSVSFDPNLRPSLWASEREMITEINRLAALAHWVLPGLSEGRLLTGFEDPADIAAFYLDQGAEAVAIKLGPEGAYYRTHLAQGFVAGVPVAKVVDTVGAGDGFAVGMISALLEHQSFAEAVQRANWIGSRAVQSRGDMEGLPTRLELSVEFETAFAGKPAPTGFGGAHTTFDTPTTPVGAGLPAMRP from the coding sequence ATGTCTGAGATCGATATTCTTTCGTTCGGCGAAACCATGGCCATGCTGGTCGCCGAGCAGACCGGCGATCTGGCCACGGTCGAGCAATTTCACAAGCGCATTGCCGGTGCCGACAGCAACGTCGCGATTGGCCTTTCGCGTCTGGGTTTCAATGTCGCCTGGCTCAGTCGCGTCGGCGATGATTCGCTCGGGCGCTTCGTGGTGCAGACGTTAGCCAACGAAGGTCTGGATTGCAGCCACGTCGCCGTCGATCAACATCATCCGACCGGTTTCCAGTTCAAGTCCCGAAGCGACGACGGCAGCGATCCTCAGGTTGAGTACTTCCGGCGCGGCTCGGCGGCCAGTCATCTGGCGCCGCAATCGATCAGCGAATCATTGCTCAACGCTCGGCATCTGCATGCCACGGGCATTCCGCCCGCGCTGTCCGCGACCGCACGAGAAATGTCTTTTGAACTGATGAGCCGCATGCGCAATGCCGGGCGCAGTGTGTCGTTCGACCCGAATCTGCGCCCGAGCCTGTGGGCCAGCGAGCGCGAGATGATCACCGAGATCAATCGCCTCGCCGCCCTCGCCCACTGGGTTTTGCCGGGGTTGAGCGAAGGTCGATTGCTTACCGGGTTTGAGGATCCGGCGGACATCGCCGCGTTCTATCTCGATCAGGGCGCCGAGGCGGTAGCAATCAAACTGGGTCCGGAGGGTGCGTATTACCGAACTCATCTGGCCCAGGGATTTGTCGCCGGAGTACCGGTGGCCAAGGTTGTCGACACGGTGGGTGCCGGTGACGGCTTCGCGGTCGGGATGATCAGCGCATTGCTCGAACACCAGAGTTTCGCCGAGGCGGTGCAGCGGGCGAACTGGATTGGCAGTCGTGCGGTGCAGAGTCGCGGGGATATGGAAGGCCTACCCACCCGCCTAGAATTATCGGTTGAATTTGAAACCGCCTTCGCTGGCAAGCCAGCTCCCACAGGGTTTGGTGGTGCGCACACAACCTTTGACACACCCACGACACCTGTGGGAGCTGGCTTGCCAGCGATGAGGCCCTGA
- a CDS encoding MFS transporter has product MKTATLAARRWWYIMPIVFITYSLAYLDRANYGFAAASGMAEDLMITPGLSSLLGALFFLGYFFFQVPGAIYAQKHSVKKLIFVSLILWGGLATLTGVVSNAYWLIVIRFMLGVVEAAVMPAMLVYLCHWFTRAERSRANTFLILGNPVTMLWMSVVSGYLVQHFSWRWMFIIEGLPAVLWAFIWWRLADDRPSQAKWLNDQEKQDLESALAAEQVGIKAVKNYAEAFRSPKVIILALQFFCWSIGVYGFVLWLPSILKAGAQMDMIEAGWLSALPYLAAVIGMLAVSWGSDKLQKRKRFVWPPLLIASIAFYGSYALGAEHFWWSYTLLVIAGACMYAPYGPFFAIVPEILPANVAGGAMALINSMGALGSFGGSYLVGYLNSSTGSPGASYLLMSGALLLSVVLTIFLKPGASDRVVAKAVATPRVPAHS; this is encoded by the coding sequence ATGAAAACTGCAACCCTCGCCGCCCGCCGCTGGTGGTACATCATGCCAATCGTGTTCATCACCTACAGCCTGGCGTATCTGGATCGCGCCAACTACGGATTTGCCGCGGCATCGGGCATGGCCGAAGACCTGATGATCACACCTGGCCTGTCCTCGCTGCTCGGCGCGCTGTTCTTCCTCGGCTACTTTTTCTTCCAGGTGCCGGGGGCGATCTACGCGCAGAAACACAGCGTGAAAAAGCTGATTTTCGTCAGCCTGATCCTCTGGGGCGGGCTCGCCACGTTGACCGGCGTGGTCTCGAACGCTTATTGGCTGATCGTCATCCGCTTCATGCTCGGCGTGGTTGAAGCGGCCGTGATGCCGGCGATGCTGGTGTATCTGTGCCATTGGTTCACCCGCGCCGAACGTTCGCGGGCCAACACCTTTCTGATCCTTGGCAACCCGGTGACCATGCTCTGGATGTCGGTGGTGTCGGGATACCTGGTGCAGCATTTCAGCTGGCGCTGGATGTTCATCATCGAAGGATTGCCGGCGGTGCTTTGGGCGTTTATCTGGTGGCGTCTGGCCGATGATCGTCCGTCCCAGGCCAAGTGGCTCAACGATCAGGAAAAGCAGGATCTGGAAAGCGCTCTTGCCGCCGAACAGGTCGGCATCAAAGCCGTGAAGAATTACGCCGAAGCGTTCCGGTCGCCGAAGGTGATCATCCTCGCGTTGCAGTTTTTCTGCTGGAGCATCGGCGTTTACGGTTTCGTCTTGTGGCTGCCGTCGATCCTCAAGGCTGGCGCGCAAATGGACATGATCGAGGCGGGTTGGCTGTCGGCGTTGCCATATCTGGCGGCGGTAATCGGCATGCTCGCGGTGTCGTGGGGTTCGGACAAACTGCAGAAACGCAAACGTTTCGTCTGGCCACCGCTGTTGATCGCCTCGATCGCGTTTTACGGTTCGTACGCGCTGGGCGCCGAACACTTCTGGTGGTCGTACACGCTGTTGGTGATTGCCGGCGCCTGCATGTATGCGCCTTATGGCCCGTTTTTCGCCATCGTTCCAGAGATTCTGCCAGCCAACGTCGCGGGCGGCGCCATGGCGTTAATCAACAGCATGGGCGCGCTCGGTTCGTTTGGCGGTTCGTATCTGGTTGGTTATCTGAACAGCTCCACCGGTTCGCCCGGCGCGTCCTACCTGTTGATGAGTGGCGCGTTGCTGCTGTCGGTGGTGCTGACGATTTTCCTCAAGCCCGGCGCCAGTGATCGCGTCGTCGCCAAAGCCGTCGCCACACCCCGTGTGCCGGCGCATTCCTGA
- a CDS encoding sugar phosphate isomerase/epimerase family protein yields MNIPAVSISLSSYGAELVRLRGQGSFIDVLAAAGASRIEWREELLTCEDPTELAQATQSQGLQSIYSSPVELWLAGQSQPNPELITALQQAEAFGSKWLKVSLGYFTDTNDLQALGERLKHSPVQLLVENDQTLHGGRIEPFQRFFAAVEQHNLPVRMTFDIGNWHWQDQSAASAARLLGRHVGYVHCKAVARRPDGKLVAVPPAVSDLHVWEQLLRHMDQGVMRAAEYPLQGDDLVQLTTEHVAALARLGQSRLEPAHV; encoded by the coding sequence ATGAACATACCCGCCGTTTCCATAAGCCTTTCCAGTTACGGTGCCGAGCTTGTGCGCCTGCGTGGGCAAGGTTCTTTTATCGATGTGCTAGCCGCCGCCGGGGCCAGTCGCATCGAGTGGCGTGAAGAACTGCTGACTTGTGAAGACCCCACTGAACTCGCGCAAGCAACGCAATCACAAGGCTTGCAAAGCATCTACTCGTCGCCGGTAGAACTGTGGCTCGCAGGTCAGTCGCAACCTAATCCCGAATTGATTACCGCCCTGCAACAGGCTGAAGCTTTTGGCTCGAAATGGCTGAAAGTCTCGCTCGGCTATTTTACCGACACTAATGATTTGCAAGCGCTAGGCGAGCGCCTGAAGCACAGCCCGGTGCAATTGCTGGTGGAAAACGATCAGACCTTGCACGGCGGTCGCATTGAACCGTTCCAGCGCTTCTTCGCCGCCGTCGAACAGCACAATCTGCCGGTCAGAATGACCTTCGACATCGGCAACTGGCATTGGCAGGACCAGTCCGCCGCCAGCGCCGCGCGGCTGCTCGGTCGCCACGTCGGCTATGTGCACTGCAAAGCCGTGGCGCGTCGCCCCGACGGCAAACTTGTCGCGGTGCCCCCCGCCGTCAGCGACCTTCACGTGTGGGAACAACTGCTGCGGCACATGGACCAAGGCGTTATGCGCGCCGCCGAATATCCGTTGCAAGGCGATGACCTGGTGCAGCTGACCACCGAGCACGTCGCCGCCCTCGCCCGCCTCGGTCAATCGCGCCTGGAGCCTGCTCATGTCTGA